One Cellulomonas soli DNA window includes the following coding sequences:
- a CDS encoding UPF0182 family membrane protein, translating into MTQDSPSPTTRPAGRRRSPIGPTIAVLGGLVVVFLLLAQVWTEVLWYDQLGFAQVLWTEWGTRAALFVAGFLIMAGAVAGSLSFAYRSRPVYAPSTQEQANLDQYREAIEPLRKLVMIVGPVVLGLFAGAAASQQWSTVQLALHGSSVGQVDPQYGIDLGFYLFSLPALRFVVSFLMAVTILSGIGALATHYLYGGLRIGGGSGTPRTTRAARVHLSVVGAVLMLLIAANYWLDRYSILTKAGEKFEGAAFTDVHAVIPAKAMLAGIAVFVAVTFIWTAIRGTWRLPLIGVGLMVLAAIAVGGIYPAIVQRFQVAPNQQDAEAPFIERNIDATLDAYDIDAQSVTTTPYDAKVTAETGALRADAETTASIRLLDPQIVSPSFKQLEQIRAFYNFPDTLSVDRYDVDGESRDTVIAVRELDLDGLSNDQRNWTNDTTVYTHGYGVVAAYGNTTGARGAPEFWESGIPSTGGIGEYEPRIYFGQQSPDYSIVGAPEGSGNWELDYPDDASNGAVNTTFPTSEVSAGPSIGNLWNKLIYAVKMGDEQLLFSDRVNSDSQILYDRDPAERVAKVAPYLTLDGRVYPAVVDGRVVWMIDGYTTSDQYPYSASRSLEDATTDSLTVQSTTVEALAPEMVNYIRNSVKATVDAYDGHVTLYAWDTEDPILQAWQKIFPTSLHPVSEISSELMSHIRYPEDLFKVQRTLLGRYHVNDDPAQFFSGNDFWTTPDDPTITTASVAQPPYYLTLQMPDQDEATFSLMSTFIPAGGNARNVLTGYLAVDADAGSTAGQVSEDYGKMRLLELPRDSTVPGPGQQNNNFTTDPTVSTELNILGRGDSSVVRGNLLTLPVGGGLLYVQPVYLQSSTGTQFPLLQRVLVGFGDSIGFAPTLDEALDQVFGGDSGTDAGDAGTNPDTGTDTGTGTDPGTDTGTGTGTETPAPTPTDSPAADDARTRLQTALQEANQAMQDGQAALADGDFAAYGAAQDRLDQALADAIAAEAELGGS; encoded by the coding sequence GTGACCCAGGACAGCCCGTCTCCGACGACCAGGCCCGCCGGTCGGCGTCGCAGCCCGATCGGCCCGACGATCGCCGTGCTCGGCGGTCTCGTGGTGGTCTTCCTGCTGCTCGCACAGGTGTGGACCGAGGTGCTGTGGTACGACCAGCTCGGCTTCGCCCAGGTGCTGTGGACCGAGTGGGGCACCCGTGCGGCCCTGTTCGTCGCCGGCTTCCTGATCATGGCCGGGGCGGTCGCCGGGAGCCTGAGCTTCGCGTACCGCTCGCGCCCGGTGTACGCGCCCTCGACGCAGGAGCAGGCGAACCTCGACCAGTACCGCGAGGCCATCGAGCCGCTGCGCAAGCTCGTGATGATCGTCGGCCCGGTGGTGCTCGGCCTGTTCGCGGGTGCCGCGGCCTCCCAGCAGTGGTCGACCGTCCAGCTGGCCCTGCACGGCAGCTCGGTCGGTCAGGTGGACCCGCAGTACGGGATCGACCTGGGCTTCTACCTGTTCTCGCTGCCGGCGCTGCGGTTCGTGGTGTCGTTCCTCATGGCGGTCACGATCCTGTCGGGGATCGGCGCGCTGGCCACGCACTACCTGTACGGCGGTCTGCGGATCGGCGGCGGGTCGGGGACCCCGCGCACGACGCGGGCGGCGCGGGTGCACCTGTCGGTGGTCGGCGCGGTCCTCATGCTGCTCATCGCGGCGAACTACTGGCTGGACCGGTACTCGATCCTGACGAAGGCCGGGGAGAAGTTCGAGGGTGCCGCGTTCACCGACGTGCACGCCGTGATCCCGGCCAAGGCGATGCTCGCCGGCATCGCCGTGTTCGTCGCGGTGACGTTCATCTGGACGGCGATCCGGGGCACCTGGCGGCTCCCGCTCATCGGCGTGGGGCTCATGGTGCTCGCGGCGATCGCGGTCGGCGGCATCTACCCCGCGATCGTGCAGCGGTTCCAGGTCGCGCCGAACCAGCAGGACGCCGAGGCGCCGTTCATCGAGCGCAACATCGACGCGACGCTGGACGCCTACGACATCGACGCGCAGTCCGTGACGACCACGCCGTATGACGCGAAGGTCACCGCGGAGACCGGGGCGCTGCGCGCGGACGCGGAGACGACCGCCTCGATCCGGCTGCTCGACCCGCAGATCGTCAGCCCGTCGTTCAAGCAGCTCGAGCAGATCCGGGCGTTCTACAACTTCCCCGACACGCTCTCGGTCGACCGGTACGACGTCGACGGCGAGTCGCGCGACACGGTGATCGCGGTGCGCGAGCTGGACCTGGACGGCTTGTCGAACGACCAGCGCAACTGGACGAACGACACGACCGTGTACACCCACGGCTACGGCGTCGTCGCGGCCTACGGCAACACCACGGGTGCGCGTGGGGCCCCCGAGTTCTGGGAGAGCGGCATCCCCTCGACGGGCGGGATCGGGGAGTACGAGCCGCGGATCTACTTCGGTCAGCAGTCGCCCGACTACTCGATCGTCGGTGCCCCCGAGGGTTCGGGGAACTGGGAGCTGGACTACCCGGACGACGCGTCCAACGGCGCCGTGAACACCACGTTCCCGACCTCCGAGGTGTCGGCGGGCCCGTCGATCGGGAACCTGTGGAACAAGCTGATCTACGCCGTCAAGATGGGCGACGAGCAGCTCCTGTTCTCCGACCGCGTGAACAGCGACTCGCAGATCCTCTACGACCGTGACCCCGCCGAGCGCGTGGCGAAGGTCGCCCCGTACCTGACGCTGGACGGCCGCGTGTACCCGGCGGTCGTCGACGGTCGCGTGGTGTGGATGATCGACGGCTACACGACGTCCGACCAGTACCCGTACTCGGCGTCGCGCTCGCTGGAGGACGCCACCACGGACTCGCTCACCGTGCAGTCGACGACCGTGGAGGCGCTCGCGCCCGAGATGGTCAACTACATCCGCAACTCGGTGAAGGCGACCGTGGACGCCTACGACGGCCACGTCACCCTGTACGCCTGGGACACGGAGGACCCGATCCTGCAGGCCTGGCAGAAGATCTTCCCGACGTCGCTGCACCCGGTCTCGGAGATCAGCAGCGAGCTGATGAGCCACATCCGCTACCCGGAGGACCTGTTCAAGGTGCAGCGGACGCTGCTCGGGCGCTACCACGTGAACGACGACCCGGCGCAGTTCTTCTCCGGCAACGACTTCTGGACGACGCCGGACGACCCGACGATCACTACGGCCTCGGTCGCCCAGCCGCCGTACTACCTGACCCTGCAGATGCCGGACCAGGACGAAGCGACGTTCTCGCTCATGTCGACGTTCATCCCTGCGGGCGGGAACGCGCGCAACGTGCTGACCGGATACCTGGCGGTGGACGCGGATGCGGGGTCGACGGCGGGGCAGGTCTCCGAGGACTACGGCAAGATGCGGCTGCTCGAGCTGCCGCGCGACTCGACGGTTCCCGGGCCGGGGCAGCAGAACAACAACTTCACGACCGATCCCACGGTGTCGACCGAGCTGAACATCCTCGGCCGCGGGGACTCCTCGGTGGTGCGCGGCAACCTGCTCACCCTGCCGGTCGGCGGCGGCCTGCTGTACGTGCAGCCGGTGTACCTGCAGTCCTCGACCGGGACGCAGTTCCCGCTGCTGCAGCGCGTGCTGGTCGGCTTCGGTGACAGCATCGGGTTCGCCCCGACGCTCGACGAGGCGCTCGACCAGGTCTTCGGCGGCGACTCCGGTACCGATGCGGGCGACGCGGGCACCAACCCGGACACGGGGACGGACACCGGGACCGGCACCGACCCGGGTACGGACACCGGGACCGGCACGGGGACCGAGACGCCGGCGCCCACGCCGACGGACAGCCCCGCGGCAGACGACGCAAGGACCCGCCTCCAGACGGCGCTGCAGGAGGCGAACCAGGCGATGCAGGACGGGCAGGCCGCGCTCGCGGACGGCGACTTCGCCGCCTACGGCGCTGCGCAGGACCGGCTCGACCAGGCCCTGGCGGATGCCATCGCGGCGGAGGCCGAGCTCGGCGGCAGCTGA
- a CDS encoding zinc-dependent metalloprotease, translating to MSPDSPAVPGPGGSEESAWEQMLRSMLGPAADEAIAEMRARGLDPAALAAQSGLPDDPQALRAVFAQMQNLLAAGGDEPVNWQVAHDLARQQASVGGDPSLTPAQTQAALDALSVAELWLDAATDLPPSTGTARAWSRAEWVEATLPTWRTLSEPVASSLSIALAETLGGALPEGLDTGALPGAAAIDPTAMLRRLGSAVFGMQVGHAAGTLARETFGTTDIGLPLLDRPAPALVPTNVDAFAEGLDAPVEEVRLFLALREAAATRLFTHVPWLRAHLLGAVDAYARGITVDVDQLEEAVRSIDPSDADALREALSGGVFAPHTTPAQQAALERLETSLALVEGWVDEVASTAALPHLPHTVALREMIRRRRAAGGPAEQTFATLVGLELRPRRLREASALWAQIGRDGGTDARDAVWDHPDLLPTTEDLDDPTGYTARRAAAVDESADLDRALAEILGEEPGTQE from the coding sequence ATGAGCCCCGACAGCCCCGCCGTCCCCGGACCGGGTGGATCCGAGGAGTCCGCATGGGAGCAGATGCTGCGCTCCATGCTCGGCCCGGCCGCCGACGAGGCCATCGCGGAGATGCGCGCCCGAGGGCTCGACCCCGCCGCGCTCGCCGCGCAGTCCGGCCTGCCCGACGACCCCCAGGCCCTGCGAGCGGTCTTCGCGCAGATGCAGAACCTGCTCGCGGCGGGCGGCGACGAGCCCGTCAACTGGCAGGTCGCGCACGACCTCGCCCGGCAGCAGGCGTCCGTCGGCGGCGACCCGTCCCTCACGCCCGCCCAGACCCAGGCAGCCCTCGACGCCCTGTCCGTGGCCGAGCTGTGGCTCGACGCGGCCACCGACCTGCCGCCCTCGACGGGCACGGCACGCGCCTGGAGCCGCGCCGAGTGGGTCGAGGCCACCCTGCCCACCTGGCGCACGCTCAGCGAGCCGGTCGCCTCGTCGCTGTCGATCGCCCTCGCCGAGACCCTCGGCGGTGCACTGCCCGAAGGTCTGGATACCGGCGCGCTGCCCGGCGCCGCCGCGATCGACCCCACCGCGATGCTGCGCCGCCTCGGCTCGGCGGTCTTCGGCATGCAGGTCGGTCACGCCGCCGGCACGCTCGCCCGCGAGACCTTCGGCACCACGGACATCGGCCTGCCGCTGCTCGACCGCCCCGCACCCGCACTCGTGCCGACCAACGTGGACGCGTTCGCCGAGGGCCTCGACGCCCCCGTCGAGGAGGTCCGGCTGTTCCTCGCGCTGCGTGAGGCCGCCGCGACCCGGCTGTTCACGCACGTGCCGTGGCTGCGCGCGCACCTGCTCGGCGCGGTCGACGCCTACGCGCGGGGCATCACGGTCGACGTCGACCAGCTCGAGGAGGCCGTGCGGTCCATCGACCCCTCCGACGCGGACGCCCTGCGCGAGGCCCTGTCCGGCGGCGTGTTCGCCCCGCACACCACGCCCGCGCAGCAGGCCGCGCTCGAACGCCTCGAGACCTCCCTCGCCCTGGTCGAGGGCTGGGTCGACGAGGTGGCCTCGACGGCCGCGCTCCCCCACCTGCCGCACACCGTGGCGCTGCGCGAGATGATCCGCCGCCGCCGTGCCGCCGGTGGCCCGGCCGAGCAGACGTTCGCCACCCTGGTCGGTCTCGAGCTGCGACCGCGGCGGCTGCGCGAGGCCTCCGCCCTGTGGGCCCAGATCGGCCGCGACGGGGGCACCGACGCGCGCGACGCCGTCTGGGACCACCCTGACCTGCTGCCCACGACCGAGGACCTCGACGACCCCACGGGCTACACCGCCCGGCGCGCCGCGGCCGTCGACGAGTCGGCCGACCTGGACCGCGCCCTGGCGGAGATCCTCGGCGAGGAGCCCGGCACGCAGGAGTGA
- a CDS encoding PPA1309 family protein produces MPAPEQRAPAVPASPQQRALADAVREIEHHVAAAGWDAPVRVFALVRTQAALEASPSLADQLSTQVLAAARAEPWHLTSIEQEGLPAAEDLESLLAALSWPATVDGTAVTVERVVLPPHAEAAMPQDPDAALAYLMGHPERTDVRIAVGVLRDGTSWCALRARTNDSDDEVGHGPDLVPGLVQAVRATLA; encoded by the coding sequence ATGCCCGCCCCCGAGCAGCGCGCACCCGCCGTCCCCGCCTCGCCGCAGCAGCGGGCGCTCGCCGACGCGGTGCGCGAGATCGAGCACCACGTCGCCGCAGCCGGGTGGGACGCGCCCGTGCGCGTGTTCGCCCTCGTGCGCACCCAGGCGGCCCTCGAGGCATCGCCGTCGCTGGCCGACCAGCTCAGCACGCAGGTGCTCGCCGCGGCCCGTGCCGAGCCGTGGCACCTGACCTCGATCGAGCAGGAGGGCCTGCCCGCGGCCGAGGACCTGGAGAGCCTGCTCGCGGCGCTGTCGTGGCCCGCGACGGTCGACGGCACGGCCGTGACGGTCGAGCGCGTCGTGCTGCCCCCGCACGCCGAGGCCGCGATGCCGCAGGACCCGGACGCCGCGCTCGCCTACCTGATGGGCCACCCCGAGCGCACCGACGTGCGGATCGCGGTCGGCGTGCTGCGCGACGGCACCTCCTGGTGCGCGCTGCGGGCCCGCACGAACGACTCCGACGACGAGGTCGGCCACGGCCCGGACCTCGTGCCCGGCCTCGTCCAGGCCGTCCGGGCCACGCTCGCCTGA
- a CDS encoding YlbL family protein, whose translation MVDQPPAAAALPDEPAVPDEPLVSDEPLASDEPDEPDDLGPAPRTSPRALTLSIGMLLTAVLLTVLVALPAPYAVSSPGPTRDVLGDVGGAPLITINGAETFDSSGELRLVTVSSTGGPGYPSSVSGVLRGWFDASTVVQPVETVYPPEASQEQINEENTAAMVSSQENATVAALTELGYEVPATLAVAGTVEGTDAADKLVEGDVISAMDGTALTTYTQLIEMLGAVSPGDTVTLTVQRDGEDVDVPIVTGTNADGGAQIGVYIDPTFDLPVDVTIKIDDIGGSSAGTMFALGIIDKLTPEDEADGAVIAGTGTMDVTGEVGPIGGIRQKMAGALRDGASWFLAPVSNCDEVVGHVPDGLRVVKIETLHDAREAITAIGAGTADDLPTCTAQDVAAG comes from the coding sequence GTGGTCGACCAGCCTCCCGCCGCTGCTGCCCTGCCCGACGAGCCCGCGGTTCCTGACGAGCCCTTGGTTTCCGACGAGCCCTTGGCTTCCGACGAGCCGGACGAGCCCGACGATCTCGGGCCGGCGCCCCGCACGAGCCCTCGCGCGTTGACGCTCTCGATCGGCATGCTGCTCACCGCGGTGCTGCTGACGGTGCTCGTCGCCCTGCCGGCACCGTACGCGGTGAGCAGCCCCGGCCCGACCCGGGACGTGCTCGGCGACGTGGGCGGTGCCCCGCTCATCACGATCAACGGCGCCGAGACGTTCGACTCGAGCGGCGAGCTGCGGCTCGTGACGGTGTCCTCGACCGGCGGACCCGGGTACCCCTCGTCCGTGTCGGGGGTGCTGCGCGGCTGGTTCGACGCCTCGACCGTGGTCCAGCCGGTCGAGACGGTCTACCCGCCGGAGGCCTCGCAGGAGCAGATCAACGAGGAGAACACCGCGGCGATGGTCTCCTCGCAGGAGAACGCGACGGTCGCCGCGCTCACCGAGCTGGGCTACGAGGTCCCGGCGACCCTGGCGGTGGCGGGCACCGTCGAGGGGACGGACGCCGCGGACAAGCTCGTCGAGGGCGACGTCATCAGCGCGATGGACGGCACCGCGCTGACCACCTACACCCAGCTCATCGAGATGCTCGGCGCGGTCTCGCCCGGGGACACGGTCACGCTGACCGTGCAGCGCGACGGCGAGGACGTCGACGTGCCGATCGTGACCGGCACCAACGCCGACGGCGGTGCGCAGATCGGGGTCTACATCGACCCGACGTTCGACCTGCCGGTCGACGTGACCATCAAGATCGACGACATCGGCGGCTCGAGCGCGGGGACGATGTTCGCGCTCGGCATCATCGACAAGCTCACGCCCGAGGACGAGGCGGACGGCGCGGTGATCGCCGGAACGGGGACCATGGACGTCACGGGTGAGGTCGGCCCGATCGGCGGCATCCGGCAGAAGATGGCCGGTGCGCTGCGTGACGGCGCGTCCTGGTTCCTGGCACCCGTCTCGAACTGCGACGAGGTCGTCGGCCACGTGCCCGACGGGCTGCGCGTGGTGAAGATCGAGACGCTGCACGACGCGCGCGAGGCGATCACGGCGATCGGCGCCGGCACGGCCGACGACCTGCCGACGTGCACCGCGCAGGACGTCGCTGCCGGCTGA
- a CDS encoding NAD-dependent epimerase/dehydratase family protein encodes MVRSGRSEVVVVGRGPVATALVASGGPGARILEDVPEDAGRELEGADAVVLVAHPGDLSELAGSTGVPVRDRRASAVARARRVLEGARAAGVPHVVVVSSATVHGAWAQRPPIGDDEPVPPPEEAQEGLVGDLQAVEAELQRGRRRRTPVLTVLRPAPLVGPGVDTMVTRHFEAPRLLTVRGAVREWQFLHLDDLVSAVRLVLAQRLGGTFTAGAADVLSPERVEQMSGMRRIELAAVTAFGTAERLHRVGALPAPSSELAYVVYPWTVTSEGLRAAGWEPHRSSEECLQELLDQVRGRLGVGGRRLGTRDAAALGAAGAAVALIGTAAVWRQARARRRG; translated from the coding sequence GTGGTTCGCTCAGGGCGCAGCGAGGTGGTGGTCGTCGGTCGCGGCCCGGTCGCCACCGCCCTCGTGGCGTCCGGCGGGCCTGGCGCGCGGATCCTGGAGGACGTGCCCGAGGACGCCGGGCGGGAGCTCGAGGGTGCCGACGCGGTCGTGCTGGTCGCGCACCCGGGCGACCTGTCCGAGCTGGCCGGATCGACCGGCGTGCCGGTCCGTGACCGTCGGGCGTCGGCGGTGGCCCGGGCGCGCCGGGTGCTCGAGGGGGCGCGCGCGGCGGGCGTGCCGCACGTGGTCGTGGTCTCCTCGGCCACCGTGCACGGCGCGTGGGCCCAGCGACCGCCGATCGGTGACGACGAGCCGGTGCCGCCGCCGGAGGAGGCCCAGGAGGGCCTGGTCGGCGACCTGCAGGCCGTGGAGGCCGAGCTGCAGCGGGGTCGACGGCGACGCACGCCCGTGCTGACGGTGCTGCGACCTGCGCCCCTGGTCGGGCCGGGGGTGGACACGATGGTCACCCGGCACTTCGAGGCTCCGCGGCTGCTGACCGTGCGTGGTGCCGTGCGCGAGTGGCAGTTCCTGCACCTGGACGACCTGGTGTCCGCCGTGCGACTCGTCCTCGCGCAGCGGCTGGGCGGCACCTTCACGGCGGGTGCGGCCGACGTGCTGAGCCCGGAGCGGGTCGAGCAGATGTCGGGCATGCGGCGCATCGAGCTGGCGGCGGTGACGGCGTTCGGCACCGCGGAGCGGCTGCACCGGGTGGGTGCGCTGCCGGCGCCGTCCTCCGAGCTCGCGTACGTGGTCTACCCGTGGACCGTGACCTCGGAGGGGTTGCGTGCGGCGGGCTGGGAGCCGCACCGGTCGAGCGAGGAGTGCCTGCAGGAGCTGCTCGACCAGGTGCGCGGTCGGCTCGGGGTCGGTGGCCGCCGGCTGGGCACGCGCGACGCCGCTGCCCTCGGGGCGGCCGGTGCCGCGGTGGCGCTCATCGGCACGGCGGCCGTGTGGCGTCAGGCCAGGGCCCGACGTAGGGGATGA
- a CDS encoding LysR family transcriptional regulator, which translates to MPTLAQLRVLVAVVDTGSFTQAASTLGISQSAVSHALAALEREGPGALVERTGGAAPTALAHRLLPHARASLASADAFSAEWAAFAGRADGTVRLAAVPTVCQGLLPGLLRTWATRLPHVRVQVFEGDDDELPRWLEVGTVDAAVLVDPKPVPEGGRVVARDEFRAILRRDHPFAGEQTIDLAELGEDGLLVSTGGCEQQVRRLHADADLPFRPAQHVRELATLMRMVAEGIGVSIMPSLGGAMLPTELVMVPLSPTRPRELVLSGPQQRPWHPLVRTLVEATDALPD; encoded by the coding sequence ATGCCTACGCTCGCCCAGCTGCGGGTGCTCGTCGCCGTCGTGGACACCGGGTCGTTCACGCAGGCGGCCTCGACGCTCGGCATCAGCCAGTCCGCGGTCTCGCACGCGCTTGCCGCGCTCGAACGCGAAGGACCCGGTGCGCTCGTCGAACGCACCGGCGGCGCAGCCCCCACGGCGCTGGCCCACCGCCTGCTCCCCCACGCGCGCGCGTCCCTCGCCTCCGCCGACGCCTTCAGCGCCGAGTGGGCCGCGTTCGCCGGACGCGCCGACGGGACCGTGCGCCTGGCTGCGGTCCCCACGGTCTGCCAAGGCCTGCTCCCCGGGCTGCTGCGCACCTGGGCGACCCGGCTCCCCCACGTGCGCGTGCAGGTGTTCGAGGGCGACGACGACGAGCTGCCCCGCTGGCTCGAGGTCGGGACCGTCGACGCGGCCGTCCTCGTCGACCCCAAGCCGGTGCCCGAGGGCGGCAGGGTCGTCGCCCGCGACGAGTTCCGCGCGATCCTGCGCCGCGACCACCCGTTCGCCGGCGAGCAGACGATCGACCTGGCCGAGCTCGGCGAGGACGGCCTGCTGGTCTCCACCGGCGGCTGCGAGCAGCAGGTGCGCCGCCTGCACGCCGACGCCGACCTGCCGTTCCGTCCCGCGCAGCACGTGCGCGAGCTCGCCACGCTCATGCGGATGGTCGCCGAGGGCATCGGGGTGTCGATCATGCCGAGCCTGGGCGGGGCGATGCTGCCCACCGAGCTCGTCATGGTGCCGCTGTCACCCACCCGGCCGCGCGAGCTCGTGCTCAGCGGACCGCAGCAGCGCCCGTGGCACCCGCTCGTGCGGACCCTCGTCGAAGCGACGGACGCCCTCCCCGACTGA